CGTCATCAGCTTCGACCTCGACCCGCTGCTGGCGGTCGGGGTGATGCTGCTGGCCGCATCCCCGGGCGGCACCACCGCCAACCTCTTCAGCCACCTCTTCCGCGGCGACGTGGCCCTCAACATCACGCTGACCGCCATCAACTCGGTGCTGGCCGCGGTCTCGATCCCCCTCATCACGAACCTCGCCATCAGCCACTTCGGTGCCGAGGGCGAGCTCGGTCTGCAGGTCGGCAAGGTCCTCCAGGTCATCGCGATCGTGCTGGTGCCGGTGGCGATCGGCATGCTCGTGCGCCGGCGCTCGGAGGCGTTCGCGGCGCGGGCGGACCGGCCGGTGCGGATCTTCTCCATCACGGTGCTCGTGGTGGTCGCCGTCGGGGCGCTGCTCGGGGAGCGCGAGAACCTCGGCGGCTACCTGCAGCAGGTGGGCCTGGTGACGGGGCTGTTCTGCCTGATCAGCCTCAGCCTCGGGTACGGCGTCGCGCGGCTGCTCCGGCTGGGACGCCCGCAGGCGATCGCCAGCTCGATGGAGGTCGGCATCCACAACACGACCGTGGCCCTCACCATCGCGCTGTCGGTGCTCGACAGCACGGAGGTG
This DNA window, taken from Nocardioides sp. HDW12B, encodes the following:
- a CDS encoding bile acid:sodium symporter family protein produces the protein MNDSPLISVGLPIALAIIMFGLGLSLTPADFRRVARSPKAVVVALVLQVLVLPVVAFGLVISFDLDPLLAVGVMLLAASPGGTTANLFSHLFRGDVALNITLTAINSVLAAVSIPLITNLAISHFGAEGELGLQVGKVLQVIAIVLVPVAIGMLVRRRSEAFAARADRPVRIFSITVLVVVAVGALLGERENLGGYLQQVGLVTGLFCLISLSLGYGVARLLRLGRPQAIASSMEVGIHNTTVALTIALSVLDSTEVAIPSAVYSVLMYVLATAFGFLVTRGHARPDRDAGPVHESSAGEPRT